From the Culicoides brevitarsis isolate CSIRO-B50_1 unplaced genomic scaffold, AGI_CSIRO_Cbre_v1 contig_63, whole genome shotgun sequence genome, the window aaatttatttcgaactttttgtcccaaaaactttttttcaaaatggggggggcaaaaaaataaaaaaaaaaaatttgaaatactttttcatacaaaatgacaaaattttaacaatttttgatcaataatgaatattttagttatttttatgttatttacattgatatttgataatttaaaatgtatctcagagtatttcaagataaaaatttaaaaaaaaatttcgtaaaaaaaattgtcaaaaaattttgaaaaatatttttttggaaaaaaattttaaagaagaaaattcatgttaaaatacgatttttaatacaaaaattctttaaagttaaaatttttttaaaaaactttgggaaattccttgaaaaaatatgaaaaaagaccaaaaaatggccaattttgatgaaatttttaactttttttttattttgccccattggattttcgacttttgaaatggcgcatgggacaaaaagttcaaaaaaaaatttggagcggccttgtTGTTATTGTAGCTCAACTCCGTATGAAAAAGGTATATTTCCTCGTACGTTTGAACAGAAAAGTTCAAAGACAAACATGCCAAACGCTTGAATGCAATTCCGAGACCTAATTATATTCATCATTTATCATGACGACAATGACGACATTCATATGCCGAGCACCCTCAGTTATTATTATAGCAACTTTGATAgaaattgatgatttattCATACACACTTCTATTTACCTTttgttcgttgttgttgttattttactcCGTACCCGGAATAAATGTCATTCGATTTTCTTTGTCGTCGATAAATCCAACTTTAAATGCCCACTAAAATCGCTAATTAACATcgttttattacaatttgatTTACAAGCCAATGCCAGACATGACGATGCGTTGAAACAAAAGAGACGACGGGCTTAAGGAAAAAACCATTCATTCACATGCTGCATCATTCGAGCCATTTCCGTACgtttattgtaaaatattaccGCGCCTTTGCGCTGCTATTACagcaaaaacaacattttaacatcgcaatgataataataaacaataaaaaagatgCGGTGTGTGAATTTATTGCCACAGAGGGAACGATGCGAATGCAAACAATCAGacacgaaattatttttttcgcgacGGTCAATGAGTGCTCGTGTGTGAAAAATCTTAGATTCGTTCTGACCTCAAATGCGAGCTTCAAGCAATGAcgttaaaaagttaaacacaaaaaaaaaataaatcaaagaattttatgaCCTTGGTTGAAAAAGTGCATTGACCAGATccaatgaattttataatatttttttttataaccacTTGATGTGCCTCAGCGCTGTCGAGACGTAAGAAAggagatgaagaagaaaattacgaCGTAGTTTTTACCTGTGTCTGCTTTATCATCATATGTTTCGAATCGAATGCACGTCTTTTTGTCGACGTCTTTTGTTTCATTCCATCTCTCATTTTCTTAATGTTCagcttttttttgaatgtgtaCATATTTGTGTGGATGAGCATCAaagatttatgtttaaaaattaagaacaaacacacacacaaaaagcgAAGGAGAAGGAATACGTGACTGATTACAATGCTGCATTGCTTGAGCAAATTCATGAGCAACTCATCtgcaatcaaaattttttccttcttcttcttttatttttaatcaaaaatgctTCAACAGTACACGgacttccgtttttttttttcgtacatcaAAATTCCAGCAACTTATATCCGCTTGAGCCCacacattttattcatttgttaCTACTGAGTAGCTGATGAGAAATAAAAACTCGAGATAATTGATCATCTCTTTCGTTTTATAGCTTTCACATTCTATTCTGAAGATTATTATGAAAACACAAATTCTTGTGGTATCTTTGTTAATGCGCCTATAATCCTTCCTTTAATATTCGATGAACGAATGAATTTCGTTCCGTTCTTGCTTTTTGATTCCTGAAtgaataaggccgctccaaatttattacgaactttttgtcccaaaatctttttttcaaaatgggggggcatcaaaaaaaaaaaaaaatttgaaatactttttcatacaaaatgacaaatattcaataaatttttgaccgatgatcaatattttcgttgtttttaaagtatcttcattgataatttcttatttaaaattgattttagagcaattcaactaaaaaattgaaaaataatttttcacaaaaaaaaatttgaaaaaaattttgaaaacatcagttcactgatttttgaaaaaatatttttagagaagaaaattctttataatatatcattttcaatgcaaaaagctaaaaaaaatttaaaatttttttgaaaatttcttggaaaatcattaaaatatgccaaaaaacggtcatttttgatgaaatttttaatttttttttattttgccccattggattttcgacttttgaaatggggcatgggacaaaaagtttaaaaaaaatttggaacggcctaaattaaaaaaaatacgctcaagtaaATTTCTGACAAATGACTTGCACAATCTCAACCGCGCGCCGTGTGAATGCGTAGGCAGGTTGATAAccgcaaaaatattcaaaacgtGAATGAACGTACTGaaattttctgagaaaaagGCTCGATTCtcgacaaaataaataaaatttgtagataAACTTATTACACACGGGGGATCGAAGGCGTCAAACACAAAGTAAATACACATTAGTCGAGCAACTTCAAACAATTCCCTCtctttaaacaatatttagaCATTCTAGACAAGTTTCGTCGATTATTTTTATGCGTGAATGAATCGCTTGCTTACACAATTTTCTGCTACATCATTTACATTGATTGACCTACctgttaattttcttctttctcacACACACATTCGTTCACACTGCTAATATGAACAGTAAATATCAGTTTCATCTATCTTGCTGTCTCGTTTAATTCCGTATTAAATACATTTctcatgaacattttttacgtGCCATTTGGGTGATTCATCTTCAATGTCTTTATTATCAGAAACTTGTTCctgcaaacaagaaaaaaaaaaaataaaaagaatagagacatttggcgaaattttcaattaagtcTCGTCGTCTGTTGTTACGAACTCCATTGTACGTTTTCATGACAAAAATAGCCGATAAACATGCCAAGTACAATTTGTTGCGACTCGACTGATAAAAGTGATGATAAAACGGCATGCGGCAGTACGACGCAGTGAAAACGCGAACCgacaatatttacaaattgaaacgattttttttttgctccttgcGACGTGCTGCCTTTCTCACACTCTGCACACAACTGAGACACAAGACACCCAACGCAGCGCAGTAATTCTACgtaaaatattactttaacAAACAAACCGAAATGTACTGCAAAGAGATACTTAGAAAGGCATTATATGGTGTCAGGATCAAGGAAATATTCTCTATTTATGTAGTTCTGTAGTGTGCACGAGTTGCGCAGACGACTGTCctcaaataaatgtttgatACTGCGATACACATATACCGCtaatataaatgttttattatgtacgaacattttccctttttcacTCTCGTTACGAATGCACGGCACGACAAGTTTCTTGTTACAGTTACTGCAATCCTTTTAAACTCCCGCTCATTCTCCTTAAAATATCGTAAACGTAAAACGTGTCATTAAATAAAGGTTCAAGGatcgaattattattattttttatgaaagtcaGCATACGAGTTCATGCATTCAATtccataaaaagttaaaaacaaatagAATTGCTCattcaatattcaagcttTGATGCCTCTTTAGTGCCTTTTTGCTTGTTGTTTACCTCTCTCGcactgtatttttttatttttttgtctttccttTCATTCCATTTCCAACTAGATAGATATgcatttcatatattttactCGCATGACACGGTTGAATGCCCTTTATTTTGCATACACAAACATAATTGCACACAAAAAGGCACTTGTTACGTGCTACGATGCTTTTCTGACATTAAAATGACGGAATTTCAAAGGGAAACATGACACAGTTCTTATGTtttatcattatcattatATATAATGGGTTATGCGAAAATGTTACAAGGCGCCTTTCTTATCAACTCAACCACTCACGGAAAATAGGTTgcatgtaaacaaaaattgtatagATAAACAAACACAAGTATGAGTAAAAGAACAaacaaagaacttttttttttgcaaatataaacatattatatatatatgaatATTGAATACAAATAtgacaaaattgtaaaatatcaaacggatattattaatattattatgggTCGTCTGTGCCGACTTTGagacaatattattattatcgtgtAGTATGAACAAACAAATGATGATATTGATGCATGTCATGTCAATAATCGTAAAAATCAATgaggtttattattattactcatttttttaaagtaactttttttttcaaaaatttttcatttttttaacaaaaaagagtTTGTTTGATtaacatataaataataatggtcTTCCTCaggaaatgtaaaataaatataaagaacattattgttatgatgtttgacgaaagaaattttgtatgGCAAATATTTTCACGGAAGTGTTTGAACAGAGAAATTATGTTGTAACATTTCAATGTTAtacttttattgtttcaaataattacttattaataaatcataattaatttttaataatatcatcgagtataaaatcattaatattttcaattaaaataaaattattattttccgcaaaaaattcattgaatcaGCAAGCAAACTCGAATTGTAGTGTATGCttgtattttcattttgacaATTAAGCAAATGAAGCTTTGGATCTAAAAACTCTCCgatacataaaatttacatacattcatacaattttgaagaaatatttaattgtgtattttcatacttttcaattttcaagcctCATAACCATCAAAgtgacattcaaaaaaaattggtattttttacgtattttttacgtatttttttacgtatttttttacgtattctttacgtatttttatttttattgagatttgataatttaaaatttatctcagagtatttcaagttaaaaatttaaacaaaacaatttcgtaaaaataactgtcaaaaaattttgaaaaattattttttttgaaaaaaaatttaacaaatacaaaaattttttaaaattgaaatttttttaaaaaatttagggaaattccttgaaaaaatatgaaaaaagaccaaaaaacggtcaattttgatgaaatttttaacttttttttttattttgccccattggattttcgacttctgaaatggggcatgggacaaaaagttcaaaaaaaatttggagcggccttatcaAACTTTACAAGGCAATCAAAGAtaatttccgtattttttagtaagaaaatcatgcaaaatccaaaatttcgaaaaaatcaattgaaacttttgttacagatgacaaaatttaacaaatggAGTCTTTAATTAATGCTCAAGAtctaaattctttgaaaattatatttttgttaacaatCATGTTCTATAtgaaaatcatgcaaaaaaataaacaaagtagAATATGAAACAtatactaaaaatatatttttaaaaatataaaatttaaatggaattaatttgaaaaataatttctgaagcaatttttttatttgtaatataTAAACTTGATTGTGCATTGAGCTTCGTCAGAAACACACAAAGAACATTATTggcataattatttattattattgttaaacgCTGTTCAATGAAGGAcgataaatcaattaaaggtGTGAATTACGTTGCTAATAcggttatttattatattgtctGTGACGTTAATCCGTCGTAATGGGTCATTGGTCTTCTTTTCTTACAAATGCATGTTATAGCTTTGTTTACACTTTTATTACaagaaagttttatttttgtttctcggAAGGttctttttgttattattcaaaaagttaCAACGAAACTTTCaatgtaaattattaataaagagAATCTCCCACacaattgatgatttttttttttaattgaaatatgatctcatttttgtttataaatttatttatttatttatcacatgaattaataataaataaacaactaagaaaataaaagaaaaatacatttataaaattgctaaaatctaTCCATCCGTATTCATTAAACGATAatgttattgtttatttatttttacatgtgTTTCCATGCGGTAAAGGATTGAATTGATTGTTTTATTAGAGAAAAGTGTTTTATTTCTGTACAATGAATGGCAATCTACATATGTTAGCTAATGATAATGTGGTACAAATTTGATTAGAACTTGGAGCAATTTGTCCTTCCTTATGTGAGCAATGTACGGTTCGTACGATCGTTTGTTCATTCATTACTTTGCGCATGACCCAACATTATAAAACACTCTCTCACGTTCGTCTTCCTCTCCTCGATTTCTTGTTTACCGaacgaatgaataaaaatagtaaCACGTTTTTCTACTGAACTCGGTTCGTTTGCCGTTCGGAGTAACATTTGAGAGGGAATTTTTCGAAGTTGTAAATGTGTTGGTAAGTGCAACATAATCATGTTTGTGTGCGTTCGAACATCGAATgagaggaagaagaagaagagcagAGCTTTTATGTTAGAAAAGTTATGTTTGTTTGTCAGTGaagtgttaataaaattttggagaaatacggattttatgaaagaaaaaagtgattttagcgtcaaattttgtgtgaatAATGTCTGAGTAAAGACGTTGATGCGCGAGTGTTAGGTAGAAATAAGTTTAAATCGGAATTTCTTGTACTAATTCGTGTTTTTCTTTTCGTCTTCTTTCTTTGCAGTGGTGTGGCTACAAGTTTGAGCACAGATTCAAGTACTGCTTCGTCCGATACATCGGATCCTGGATCTCCCTATAGTCCGCCCTCTTTAGGGGAAACCGACACAACGCCTACCGCAAGCTCAAGCCCGCAGCAAGCTGCTACGCCAAAGAAGCAGCTGTCGCTTCTGCAGAAGCCTCTGCAAAAAATGCCCCCGCTCACACAAACGCTCCCAACAGTGAATAACAGATTGAATCAACCGCAAAATCAACCTCATCAATGGCCATGGAACAACAATAACGTTGCGAAAAACGACGATAAAGCACCTAAAATCAATGCAACTACAAATAACACGACACAAACAGCGTCAACGAACACAGCGTCGACGCAAGTAACAAACAAATTGAAACGACAAAGTCTCGACAAGGGCGTCGGCGAAGGATCTGTCAACAAGAAATCGCGATCTACGAGTATTGACGTCAAAGCGCTCAATAGTTCGTTACCAACTACTACTGCCAATAAGAAACTTACGACAACGCCTCTCATTGCAAAGAGCAAGTTTGTGGATGAAACTGCCAACACGAAAATCACGGGATACTTCAAGACACAAACGAAACCAACGCCTCCATTGAAGAAGGAAATGTCGAAAGTCGTAATGCAAGCTCCTGTCCCACCGTTGACGGAACTCTCGAAGCCTCCGCAGAATGAAAATctcaaaaagtatttcaatatGTTAACGCAGCAATCGTCAGACAACAAATTGAATGGCATCAAAGTAAATGATGTCGATGTTCGTCCCGTAACAACAACTGTTACGAACTCTTTGGCTGTAAAGAAAACCATCGAGAAGAAAACAGCCAAAGTTTCTCCGATGATCAACACGAAGAAGAATGCTGCGTTACAGAAACAGGCGAACATTGCGCCAAAGAAACCCGTCAATATTGCGCCTCGCATGCCAAAGGTAAATACGATTCAAAATTCTCCCGCTCCAATTACTGCCAAAAAGTTACCAACCAATCCGCAAACAAACGGAACTCCAAATggcaaacaacaatttttggaGCAAACGATAAAACAAACCCCGACTGTTTTGTTGACAGCAATTCGTATTCCGACAACACAAGCGCAACAGCAAATGCCTCCGTTACAACCTACTCAACCAAATCCCTATAACGCTTCGCCAAAAGCTCCGCAAGCCAAAGTTGGTCCATTGTTCTCCGTGATGCcaaatttagttcaaattcCGAATTTAGTGCCAACAGCAAAAGCACAAAATATCATGGCAAATAATCAACTCGCTGCACGTTATAACGCCGCAGCGCAATTACTCATGAACGGAGCTGTTATCAAGTTACAGCAACTTTCGCAAAACAATGGAACAAATGGTCCAACAATGGATTCGACAGTTTCGAGTACGAGCACAGCGCCCGGATTAACGCCTGTGAAACCCTTAATGACTCCAATGCAAGCTGCTGTTGCTCAAGTTCAAGCCCAAGCACAAGCACAAGCTCAagcacagcaacaacaaaagcaaTTACAAGCTGCTCAACACTTTGCAGCGCCTCAATTGTTCATAAACACAACTCCCGGACTCTATTACAATACATCGGGCATTCAAGCAATGTACACATTATCGCAGGGAATGCAAAATATCCCTGCTTTGCATCCCATTCAACCACAAACGGCGAATGTACTTCCGAATATCAACACGATACTGCCAACGCATCATCAGAACACGCCGCAACAATTTAGTGCTGCTTCGACTTCGGTAACATCAAATACTCATGTTGTTACTGTTTCTCAACAAAATCCGCCAAATTTGGTTTCTACCATGACGACGTCATCGCAAGCGTCTCAAGCAAACATTCCAAAACCCGCAAAAGCCTCGAAAATCCCAAAGCCCGCTCTTGTTTCGACAACAATTCAATCGCCTGCGCAATCAGTAGTTACCCCTGTAGTATCTTCGACAGCATCAAATACATCAACATCTGTTGGATCTCAAACAACTTCGACTTACAAAAGTAACAAATCCAACAATATTGCTGCCTCGCCTCCGAAATCTCCCGCTACAGCTCTCATCGCAACTTCTGAGCTCCCTAAATTGGTGCCCGTTTCGCTGAAAGTCAATACTGCCTTACCAATTACAACAGTTC encodes:
- the LOC134836563 gene encoding zinc finger protein jing homolog, whose translation is VDARVLGRNKFKSEFLVLIRVFLFVFFLCSGVATSLSTDSSTASSDTSDPGSPYSPPSLGETDTTPTASSSPQQAATPKKQLSLLQKPLQKMPPLTQTLPTVNNRLNQPQNQPHQWPWNNNNVAKNDDKAPKINATTNNTTQTASTNTASTQVTNKLKRQSLDKGVGEGSVNKKSRSTSIDVKALNSSLPTTTANKKLTTTPLIAKSKFVDETANTKITGYFKTQTKPTPPLKKEMSKVVMQAPVPPLTELSKPPQNENLKKYFNMLTQQSSDNKLNGIKVNDVDVRPVTTTVTNSLAVKKTIEKKTAKVSPMINTKKNAALQKQANIAPKKPVNIAPRMPKVNTIQNSPAPITAKKLPTNPQTNGTPNGKQQFLEQTIKQTPTVLLTAIRIPTTQAQQQMPPLQPTQPNPYNASPKAPQAKVGPLFSVMPNLVQIPNLVPTAKAQNIMANNQLAARYNAAAQLLMNGAVIKLQQLSQNNGTNGPTMDSTVSSTSTAPGLTPVKPLMTPMQAAVAQVQAQAQAQAQAQQQQKQLQAAQHFAAPQLFINTTPGLYYNTSGIQAMYTLSQGMQNIPALHPIQPQTANVLPNINTILPTHHQNTPQQFSAASTSVTSNTHVVTVSQQNPPNLVSTMTTSSQASQANIPKPAKASKIPKPALVSTTIQSPAQSVVTPVVSSTASNTSTSVGSQTTSTYKSNKSNNIAASPPKSPATALIATSELPKLVPVSLKVNTALPITTVPVTPPKILPPTTTIDLCSPTTPMLSPKEKTLLLSPTSPRSLVLERIKSKKPSIEINDDSTVTTVDSEVSINISVEESLAEKSGLTPNLPERSKSPILTQPKTIRFPVDRAARMRMGHKGSRRSDNYSDGVCNWDGCSEKFDNNSLLLDHLQVQHVNPQTGPYSCLWSGCKVHGRKSCSRTWLERHVLPHGGSKTYKCIVDGCGMRFGSQLLLQKHVNNHFNRGEHANNKKNAEPTSLKCIKKNGKKLRYRRQPWTARRFDYFDLGMMEGLQHRLMLAGVLSTGPRGSITFKGRPLGKRITKEGTAEVLVKWFPVNIISDEWIPAPKSLPIKHVEIKSLKLSERIELQKYLRHVYKVNQHNLQISDKDTAYSSCSYSSSASSVSGSSASSSSMMSCDSNSVSSASSSMTDNKYASCNSSSTYSRTTSSHHVIYSAVHTIKRMTKKYRKPPRTMPS